Genomic segment of Myxococcus stipitatus:
CCACGACGGCTTGCTGGCATGCCCCTTGAAGTAGGTCCCGGCGAAGGGGGGACGTCAGCATGCGTGAGCGACAGCTCATTCCAATGGATATGGCGGGTGCGGAGGTTTCAGGGGCCGTGCGGATGTTGCTCGAGGAGCCGGATATCGAAGAGGTCTTCGGCTGGTGGAGGCCCGAGACAGGGGGCCGGCCGCCTGGGCGATGGAGCGCGGCGGAGGGGACGCGGTTGTTCGCGGTGGCGGAGCGAGGCGTGGGCATCATCGGGCTCGCGGCGCTGACGAACATCCGCAGGGAGGAGCAGTACGCCCGGGTGAGCTGCGCCATTCTGGGGGAGCATCGCCAGAATGGTGCAGGGCACTGGTCCATGACGGAGCTCATCCGCCGGGGCGTGCGATGGGATGGGCTGCGGCGCCTGGAGACGTGTGTGCGCGCGGGCAACACGTCCTCGCGCGCGCTGCTGGAGTCGCTGGGCTTCCGGCCGCTGGACGTGCCAGGGTTTCCGACGGAGAACGCGCCGAGCGGCAGCTATGTCTATCTCCGGTTGGACCTGCCCGCCGCGACCCCGGGGTACTTTCCGCGCGGGGTGTCGCGGCGGCTGTGCGCCTGAAGCGCCTCAGAAGCGCTTCACCTCGGTGAGCACCTGACGGGCGTAGCGCGTCACGGTGCCG
This window contains:
- a CDS encoding GNAT family N-acetyltransferase encodes the protein MRERQLIPMDMAGAEVSGAVRMLLEEPDIEEVFGWWRPETGGRPPGRWSAAEGTRLFAVAERGVGIIGLAALTNIRREEQYARVSCAILGEHRQNGAGHWSMTELIRRGVRWDGLRRLETCVRAGNTSSRALLESLGFRPLDVPGFPTENAPSGSYVYLRLDLPAATPGYFPRGVSRRLCA